The following are encoded in a window of Leptodactylus fuscus isolate aLepFus1 chromosome 9, aLepFus1.hap2, whole genome shotgun sequence genomic DNA:
- the LOC142218631 gene encoding histo-blood group ABO system transferase 2-like codes for MICSKKMSEKAIEVAHCQRKLLGKSVNTRSMGLNALTPWLAPIVWDGTYDLSILDKQHNNTRIGLFVFAVKKYIRFLQQFLESAERYFMVGHKVTYYVFTDKVDEVVKPKIADGRILQLHSVVADQRWQDVSMRRMEILTVFTKKHMPNEIDYLVCADVDMVFNDSVGVEILGDLVATIHPGYFFTEPQHFTYERRPISAAYIPDGEGDFYYMAAFYGGKVDEIYKLSMACQNGIIEDKKKNIEAVWQEESHLNRYLVYNKPTKVLSPEYLWDTNVPYKDLAKKKRFVILKKIYKEIRN; via the exons ATGATTTGCTCAAAGAAAATGTCAGAGAAGGCGATAGAGGTGGCGCACTGCCAGAGGAAGCTGCTTGGGAAAAGTGTGAATACAAG aagcaTGGGTCTCAATGCTCTTACTCCCTGGCTTGCCCCAATCGTCTGGGATGGAACATATGACTTGAGCATTTTAGATAAACAACACAATAATACAAGAATTGGACTCTTTGTATTTGCTGTCAAAAA GTATATTCGCTTTCTTCAGCAATTCCTGGAGTCTGCAGAGCGTTACTTCATGGTTGGCCACAAAGTTACTTACTATGTGTTCACTGACAAGGTCGATGAAGTAGTTAAACCCAAAATAGCTGATGGTCGCATCCTACAACTTCACAGTGTGGTTGCTGACCAACGCTGGCAGGACGTGTCTATGAGAAGAATGGAAATCCTCACAGTCTTCACCAAGAAGCATATGCCAAATGAGATAGACTACCTGGTGTGCGCTGATGTAGATATGGTATTCAATGATAGTGTAGGAGTCGAAATACTCGGAGACTTGGTGGCTACAATACACCCAGGATATTTCTTTACTGAACCACAGCATTTTACTTATGAGCGAAGACCAATATCTGCAGCATATATACCAGATGGGGAAGGAGACTTCTATTACATGGCTGCTTTTTATGGTGGAAAAGTGGATGAAATTTACAAACTCAGTATGGCATGCCAGAATGGTATTATAGAGGACAAGAAAAAGAATATTGAAGCTGTGTGGCAAGAAGAATCTCATCTCAATAGATATCTAGTGTACAATAAACCTACCAAGGTCCTTTCTCCTGAATATCTCTGGGACACGAACGTACCTTATAAAGATCTCGCCAAGAAGAAGCGGTTCGTAATACTGAAGAAAATCTACAAAGAAATCAGGAACTAA